One bacterium genomic region harbors:
- a CDS encoding sigma-54 dependent transcriptional regulator, whose translation MNRNPLKRVLVVDDEAAIVSLLSTVLREKGWDVTEARSGTDGIDLLDRSRFDVILTDLVMPGDSGIDLLRASKEVRPDVEVILMTGCATAETAIEAMRNGAFHYIMKPLKIEEVVNLVEKAYSQQQLQRENRFLKSEIRVAHHVQSVVGDSEPVLGLIATLQGMAGVHDPVLLSGERGTGRGFFARIVHFNSRRSAELCVPVYCAGVPEETLVAELFGAPSAIEDQTSVPHSGKMELANHGTLYLADFAEAGREVLERIDRFLENKTISRDGGAEPIALDIRLIASTILPVEELARRGTVPKTLLKALEPGLVRIPALREHLEDVPLLLHHFLREANRERKKPLRGFTPSALSALQAYDWPGNVRELRDLVRAIAGRKKQGTMIDATDIPPEILYRNLRRQLPQ comes from the coding sequence ATGAACCGTAACCCCTTGAAGAGGGTCCTGGTCGTCGACGACGAGGCGGCGATCGTCTCCCTCCTCTCCACGGTCCTGCGGGAGAAGGGATGGGACGTCACGGAGGCGCGGTCCGGAACGGATGGGATCGACCTGCTGGACCGGTCCCGGTTCGACGTGATCCTCACGGACCTCGTCATGCCGGGGGACAGCGGCATCGACCTGCTGCGGGCCTCCAAGGAGGTCCGCCCGGACGTCGAGGTGATCCTCATGACGGGGTGCGCCACCGCGGAGACCGCCATCGAGGCGATGCGCAACGGCGCCTTTCACTACATCATGAAACCGCTGAAGATCGAAGAGGTGGTGAACCTCGTCGAGAAGGCGTACTCCCAGCAGCAGCTGCAGCGGGAGAACCGCTTCCTGAAATCGGAGATCCGCGTCGCCCACCATGTCCAGTCCGTCGTCGGCGACAGCGAGCCCGTCCTGGGGCTGATCGCCACCCTCCAGGGGATGGCGGGCGTGCACGACCCGGTGCTGCTTTCGGGGGAGCGCGGCACAGGGCGCGGCTTCTTCGCCCGCATCGTGCACTTCAACAGCCGGCGGTCCGCGGAGCTGTGCGTCCCGGTCTACTGCGCGGGCGTTCCGGAGGAGACCCTCGTCGCGGAGCTGTTCGGGGCTCCAAGCGCCATCGAAGACCAGACGTCCGTCCCCCACTCGGGAAAGATGGAGCTCGCGAACCATGGCACGCTCTACCTCGCCGATTTCGCCGAGGCGGGTCGGGAGGTCCTCGAGCGGATCGACCGGTTTCTGGAAAACAAGACGATTTCGCGGGACGGTGGAGCGGAACCGATCGCGCTGGACATCCGGCTGATCGCTTCCACCATACTCCCCGTGGAGGAACTGGCGCGGCGGGGCACCGTTCCGAAGACGCTGCTCAAGGCGCTGGAGCCGGGGCTCGTGCGCATCCCCGCGCTGCGGGAGCATCTCGAGGACGTACCGCTTCTCCTGCACCATTTCCTGCGGGAGGCGAACCGGGAGCGGAAGAAACCGCTCCGCGGGTTCACTCCCTCCGCGCTCTCCGCTCTTCAAGCGTACGACTGGCCGGGAAACGTCCGCGAATTGCGCGATCTCGTCCGCGCCATCGCCGGAAGGAAGAAGCAGGGAACGATGATCGACGCCACGGACATCCCGCCCGAGATCCTTTACCGGAATCTGCGCAGGCAACTGCCGCAGTAA
- the amrS gene encoding AmmeMemoRadiSam system radical SAM enzyme, whose protein sequence is MASTSATDARVASHWVPDGDAVRCGLCPHRCRIPEGKSGICGVRENRGGTLFAATYGKAAAVAVDPVEKKPLFHFHPGARILSIGSVGCNFRCDFCQNWHLVLRQVPVEPVRIGDLLQTARREGSVGIAYTYNEPLIQFEFVLECSKAFRAAGMKNVLVTNGYVCPEPLSELLPFVDAMNIDLKSMDPAFYRKICGGDLDPVLATIRAAAKATHVELTTLLYTGHNDADDQVRRVVDFVAETDREIPLHISRYFPMHRATAPPTPPDRLAAACRIARERLPYVYVGNARLPGAEDTVCPACRATVIRREAYRVDTRGLSGDRCAACGARLRFVV, encoded by the coding sequence ATGGCTTCGACATCCGCTACTGACGCAAGAGTCGCATCGCACTGGGTCCCGGACGGGGACGCGGTGCGGTGCGGGCTGTGCCCGCACCGGTGCCGGATCCCGGAGGGAAAGTCCGGGATCTGCGGGGTCCGCGAGAACCGGGGGGGGACGCTCTTCGCCGCCACCTACGGGAAGGCCGCCGCCGTCGCGGTCGACCCCGTCGAGAAGAAGCCGCTGTTCCACTTCCATCCCGGCGCCCGCATCCTCTCCATCGGCTCCGTCGGGTGCAATTTCCGGTGCGATTTCTGCCAGAACTGGCACCTCGTACTTCGGCAGGTCCCGGTCGAACCGGTGCGGATCGGGGATCTCCTCCAAACGGCGCGCCGGGAGGGATCGGTTGGGATCGCCTACACCTACAACGAGCCGCTCATCCAGTTCGAGTTCGTCCTCGAATGCTCGAAGGCGTTCCGGGCGGCGGGGATGAAGAACGTCCTGGTGACCAACGGGTACGTTTGCCCGGAACCGCTGTCCGAACTCCTCCCCTTCGTGGATGCGATGAACATCGACCTCAAGTCGATGGACCCCGCTTTCTACCGGAAGATCTGCGGCGGGGATCTCGACCCGGTCCTCGCGACGATCCGGGCGGCCGCGAAGGCGACCCACGTCGAGCTCACCACGCTCCTCTATACGGGGCACAACGACGCGGACGACCAGGTCCGGAGGGTGGTCGACTTCGTCGCGGAGACGGACCGGGAGATCCCTCTCCACATCTCACGCTACTTTCCGATGCACCGCGCCACCGCACCTCCTACGCCCCCGGACCGGCTCGCCGCGGCGTGCCGCATCGCCCGGGAGCGACTCCCGTACGTCTATGTCGGGAACGCGCGCCTGCCGGGTGCCGAAGACACGGTTTGCCCCGCGTGCCGCGCCACGGTCATCCGACGGGAGGCGTACCGCGTCGACACGCGCGGCCTGTCCGGAGACCGGTGCGCCGCCTGCGGCGCGCGCCTGCGATTCGTGGTATAA
- a CDS encoding acylphosphatase, with protein sequence MAEVAEAHVIVSGRVQGVWFRGNTQHAASAAGVRGWVRNLPDRRVEAVLQGDRAAVESVIDFMRTGPPGAAVIDCVVSWRPAREVFHGFDIRY encoded by the coding sequence ATGGCCGAGGTCGCCGAGGCGCACGTCATCGTCTCGGGCCGCGTGCAGGGGGTCTGGTTCCGCGGAAACACGCAGCATGCCGCCTCCGCCGCGGGCGTCCGCGGGTGGGTTCGCAACCTCCCCGATCGCCGCGTGGAGGCGGTCCTCCAGGGAGACCGCGCCGCGGTGGAGAGCGTGATCGACTTCATGCGGACCGGGCCGCCCGGGGCCGCCGTGATCGATTGCGTCGTCTCCTGGCGGCCGGCAAGGGAGGTGTTCCATGGCTTCGACATCCGCTACTGA
- the ligA gene encoding NAD-dependent DNA ligase LigA — MGDPSPKARAGELRRLLRYHNDRYYRDDAPEITDAEYDALFRELQRLEEAHPELSDPDSPTRRVGAEPVAAFGTVLRDLPMLSLQNAFSEEELREFDARVRRFLAGRGVPAEALDRSGYVAEVKIDGLAVELTYEEGRYTRGATRGDGVRGEDVTANLRTIPAVPLSVRRDTAEGGAPPPAVLTARGEVYMEKRDLAALNRGRERAGEPVFANPRNAAAGSVRQLDPKVTASRRLKLWIYGAGRVEGADFPSHWDELSWLSGLGLPVNWAGSRRCRDIAEAAAFHREMGEAKESLPYEIDGVVVKVDDAALQRELGEISRSPRWAVAVKFSPDRAETTIEEIVVSVGRTGTITPVAFLSPVVVRGVTVRRATLHNQDMIDAKDIRVGDRVLVQRAGDVIPEVVESLSATGGAAGRGPKFRIPDRCPVCGAPVERVPGEAAHRCTGRECVAKRREALRHFVAKGAMDIEGMGTKIVSALVDQGLVTEPADLYRLDRETLAAMERLGEKSADNLIRAIERSRRVSLSRFLFALGIPHVGEHLAEVLARHFGSLERLRKATVEELTKVREVGPEVAGSLRSWLDAPARARAVDLLLREVTPLPPATPAGKGSGKTFLFTGTLSIPRARAAEMVRKEGGTVAAGISRKVDFLVAGADAGGKRRKAQELGIPILTEEEFLAMLGGKE, encoded by the coding sequence GTGGGCGATCCCTCCCCAAAGGCGCGCGCCGGGGAGCTGCGCAGGCTCCTCCGTTATCACAACGACCGGTATTACCGGGACGACGCCCCCGAAATCACCGACGCCGAGTACGACGCCCTGTTCCGCGAGCTCCAGCGGCTCGAGGAGGCGCACCCCGAACTGTCCGACCCGGATTCCCCGACCCGGCGCGTCGGGGCGGAGCCGGTCGCGGCGTTCGGAACCGTCCTCCGCGACCTCCCGATGCTCTCCCTGCAGAACGCCTTCTCCGAAGAGGAACTCCGCGAGTTCGACGCCCGCGTCCGGCGGTTCCTCGCCGGCCGCGGCGTTCCGGCGGAGGCCCTGGACCGCTCGGGGTACGTCGCGGAGGTGAAGATCGACGGCCTCGCGGTCGAGCTCACCTACGAGGAGGGGCGATACACCCGGGGCGCCACGCGGGGAGACGGTGTCCGGGGCGAGGACGTTACGGCGAACCTCCGGACCATCCCCGCCGTTCCGCTTTCCGTGCGCCGGGACACGGCGGAAGGGGGCGCACCGCCCCCGGCCGTCCTCACGGCGCGAGGGGAGGTGTACATGGAGAAGCGCGACCTCGCGGCGCTGAACCGGGGACGGGAACGCGCCGGGGAGCCGGTCTTCGCCAACCCGCGGAACGCCGCGGCGGGATCGGTCCGGCAGCTCGACCCCAAGGTGACGGCGAGCCGCCGCCTGAAGCTCTGGATCTACGGGGCCGGCCGGGTCGAGGGGGCGGACTTCCCCTCCCACTGGGACGAGCTCTCATGGCTGTCCGGCCTGGGACTTCCCGTCAACTGGGCCGGCAGCCGGCGCTGCCGGGACATCGCCGAGGCCGCCGCCTTCCACCGGGAAATGGGAGAGGCGAAGGAGTCGCTTCCGTACGAGATCGACGGGGTGGTGGTGAAGGTGGACGACGCCGCGCTCCAGCGGGAGCTCGGAGAGATCTCGCGCTCCCCCCGGTGGGCCGTCGCGGTGAAGTTCTCCCCGGACCGGGCGGAGACCACCATCGAGGAGATCGTTGTCAGCGTCGGACGGACGGGGACGATCACCCCGGTGGCCTTCCTTTCCCCCGTCGTCGTGCGCGGCGTCACCGTGCGGCGCGCCACGCTGCACAACCAGGACATGATCGACGCGAAGGACATCCGGGTGGGCGACCGTGTCCTCGTGCAGCGGGCGGGGGACGTGATCCCGGAGGTGGTGGAGTCCCTTTCCGCGACGGGCGGTGCGGCCGGGCGGGGTCCGAAGTTCCGCATCCCGGACCGGTGCCCGGTCTGCGGCGCCCCCGTGGAGCGGGTCCCCGGCGAGGCGGCCCACCGCTGTACCGGGAGGGAGTGCGTGGCGAAGCGGAGGGAGGCGCTTCGTCACTTCGTCGCGAAAGGTGCGATGGACATCGAGGGGATGGGGACGAAGATCGTCTCCGCGCTCGTGGACCAGGGGTTGGTGACGGAGCCGGCCGACCTGTACCGCCTCGACCGGGAGACGCTGGCCGCGATGGAGCGGCTGGGAGAGAAGTCGGCGGACAACCTGATCCGGGCGATCGAACGGAGCCGGCGCGTCTCCCTTTCCCGCTTCCTGTTTGCGCTGGGGATCCCGCACGTGGGGGAGCACCTCGCCGAGGTCCTGGCCCGCCACTTCGGATCCCTCGAGAGGCTGAGGAAGGCCACCGTGGAGGAACTTACGAAAGTCCGGGAGGTGGGCCCGGAGGTGGCGGGGAGCCTGCGGAGCTGGCTCGACGCGCCGGCGCGCGCGCGGGCCGTCGACCTGCTTCTCCGGGAGGTGACGCCCCTTCCCCCGGCGACGCCGGCGGGAAAGGGATCGGGCAAGACGTTCCTCTTCACGGGGACCCTTTCGATCCCTCGCGCGCGGGCCGCCGAGATGGTCCGGAAAGAGGGGGGAACCGTCGCGGCGGGGATCAGCCGGAAGGTGGATTTCCTGGTGGCGGGAGCGGACGCCGGCGGGAAGAGGAGAAAGGCGCAGGAGCTGGGAATCCCGATCCTGACGGAAGAGGAGTTCCTGGCGATGCTGGGAGGGAAGGAGTAG
- a CDS encoding phosphoglycerate kinase — MKIRTIDQLDLSGKRTLIRVDFNVPMDKAGNVTDDTRLQAVLPTIRLAIERGAKTILLSHLGRPKGKRVPEMSLAPVAPRLSRLLGRPVAFARECVGEPASMAVAAMMPGDVLLLENVRFEPGEEKNDEELGRRLASLCDVYVNDAFATAHRGHSSNVAVVKHVGERAAGLLMKNEIAYFEKALVSPARPLTAIFGGAKISGKIEAIDNVLGKVDKILIGGAMANTFLAAQGFGIGKSIYEAEMVDTAKRVLAGAATRKVRLYLPVDVVVAERLEASASTRTVPAQEIPDGMMALDIGPATGILFREALHDAKTIVWNGPMGAFETAPFAAGTQALMRALAESDALTIVGGGDTDTALHKAGLFSRMSYVSTGGGAFLELLEGKHLPGIAALEEG; from the coding sequence ATGAAGATCCGCACGATCGACCAGCTGGACCTTTCCGGCAAGAGGACGCTCATCCGCGTCGACTTCAACGTGCCGATGGACAAGGCCGGCAACGTGACCGACGACACGCGGCTCCAAGCGGTGCTTCCCACGATCCGCCTGGCGATCGAGCGGGGAGCGAAGACGATCCTGCTGTCCCATCTCGGGCGCCCCAAGGGGAAACGGGTGCCGGAGATGAGCCTGGCGCCGGTCGCCCCGCGCCTCTCCCGGCTGCTCGGGCGGCCGGTCGCGTTCGCGCGGGAATGCGTGGGCGAGCCGGCTTCGATGGCCGTGGCGGCGATGATGCCCGGGGACGTCCTGCTCCTCGAGAACGTGCGCTTCGAACCGGGCGAGGAGAAGAACGACGAGGAGCTGGGCAGGAGGCTCGCCTCCCTCTGCGACGTCTACGTCAACGACGCCTTCGCCACGGCGCATCGGGGGCATTCCTCCAACGTGGCCGTCGTCAAGCACGTGGGGGAGCGCGCGGCCGGACTCCTGATGAAGAACGAGATCGCCTATTTCGAGAAGGCGCTCGTTTCCCCCGCGCGACCGCTGACGGCGATCTTCGGCGGGGCGAAGATCTCCGGGAAGATCGAGGCGATCGACAACGTCCTCGGCAAGGTCGACAAGATCCTGATCGGCGGTGCGATGGCGAACACCTTCCTGGCGGCGCAGGGCTTCGGCATCGGGAAATCGATCTACGAGGCCGAGATGGTCGATACGGCGAAGCGGGTCCTCGCCGGGGCGGCGACGCGGAAGGTCCGGCTCTACCTCCCCGTGGACGTGGTGGTGGCCGAGCGGCTCGAGGCGTCCGCGTCGACCCGGACCGTTCCGGCGCAGGAGATCCCCGACGGGATGATGGCGCTCGACATCGGTCCCGCAACGGGGATCCTTTTCCGGGAGGCGCTGCACGACGCGAAGACCATCGTGTGGAACGGCCCGATGGGGGCCTTCGAAACCGCGCCGTTCGCGGCGGGGACGCAGGCGTTGATGCGCGCGCTCGCGGAGAGCGACGCGTTGACGATCGTGGGCGGCGGGGACACCGACACCGCTCTCCACAAGGCGGGGCTCTTCTCCCGGATGTCGTACGTCTCCACCGGCGGCGGCGCCTTCCTCGAACTGCTCGAGGGAAAGCACCTCCCGGGGATCGCCGCGCTGGAGGAGGGGTAA
- a CDS encoding CPBP family intramembrane metalloprotease — MDNRTPFPVRPLLVFAAVIAAVRLFLFIPATPYFSPSLLAAALFLYAPLPRYWRRGFPGWARATDPGRSVAFFALLAGAGAIAYFLFVRLPLPPTLSPHHGTVPLTPALAAHHLLLVALPEEVFFRGYLYDAFEEAGREPVLPVALLFAIGHFGIFPSPFRLLTFFPALLLGWGRKGSGNVYVPTAVHFLYNLFPFLIGGSP; from the coding sequence ATGGATAACCGTACCCCCTTCCCGGTGAGGCCGTTGCTGGTCTTCGCCGCCGTGATCGCGGCGGTCCGGCTGTTCCTTTTCATCCCCGCGACGCCCTATTTCTCCCCGTCGCTTCTAGCCGCCGCCCTCTTTCTGTACGCCCCCCTCCCCCGGTACTGGCGCCGCGGCTTCCCGGGGTGGGCTCGGGCGACCGACCCCGGCCGCAGCGTCGCCTTCTTCGCGCTGCTCGCCGGCGCGGGGGCGATCGCCTACTTCCTGTTTGTGCGTCTTCCCCTGCCCCCGACGCTCTCCCCGCACCACGGGACCGTCCCCCTGACGCCGGCGCTGGCCGCCCACCACCTGCTGCTGGTCGCCCTGCCCGAGGAGGTCTTCTTCCGGGGATACCTGTACGACGCCTTCGAGGAGGCGGGGCGGGAGCCGGTGTTGCCCGTCGCCCTGCTCTTCGCCATCGGCCACTTCGGGATCTTCCCGTCCCCGTTCCGCCTGCTGACCTTTTTCCCCGCGCTCCTCCTCGGGTGGGGAAGAAAGGGTTCGGGGAACGTGTACGTCCCGACGGCCGTCCACTTCCTGTACAACCTCTTCCCTTTCCTGATCGGAGGTTCGCCGTGA
- a CDS encoding HAD-IA family hydrolase, translating into MRPYCGANEAGGRDFHYNVGMEYAARLLVFDLDGTLVDSKADLANAVNVALESFDLPPLPHPVIYSYVGDGASALILHALPAEKAHLLREVLDRFLAYYRRHLLDTTRAYPGVAGALRKWAGVYRMAVLTNKGVAMTREILSGLSLDGYFFEVLGGDSFGTKKPDPEGLLHLLREAGVEAREAVMVGDSRNDVLAGRAAGAVTCGVTYGLGASGFAWEPPDFTVDRFPDLFRRIRPVP; encoded by the coding sequence GTGCGCCCGTACTGCGGAGCGAACGAGGCAGGGGGGCGCGATTTTCATTACAATGTCGGGATGGAGTACGCGGCGCGGCTGCTGGTCTTCGACCTGGACGGGACGCTGGTGGATTCGAAGGCGGACCTCGCGAACGCCGTGAACGTGGCGCTCGAGTCGTTCGATCTCCCGCCCCTGCCCCACCCCGTGATCTACTCGTACGTCGGGGACGGGGCGTCCGCGCTGATCCTGCACGCCCTTCCGGCGGAGAAGGCCCATCTGCTCCGGGAAGTCCTCGACCGGTTCCTCGCGTATTACCGGAGACATCTGCTGGACACGACCCGGGCGTACCCGGGGGTGGCCGGGGCGCTGCGGAAATGGGCGGGGGTCTACCGGATGGCCGTGCTGACGAACAAGGGAGTGGCGATGACGCGGGAGATCCTTTCGGGGCTCTCCCTCGACGGGTACTTCTTCGAGGTGCTCGGGGGGGACAGCTTCGGGACCAAGAAGCCCGACCCGGAAGGGTTGCTCCACCTCCTCCGGGAGGCGGGAGTCGAGGCGCGGGAAGCGGTCATGGTCGGCGATTCCCGCAACGACGTGCTGGCGGGGAGGGCAGCCGGCGCCGTCACCTGCGGCGTCACCTACGGCCTCGGGGCTTCCGGGTTCGCCTGGGAGCCCCCCGACTTCACCGTCGACCGCTTCCCCGACCTGTTCCGCCGTATTCGGCCCGTACCATGA
- the bioB gene encoding biotin synthase BioB has protein sequence MEPFWERVRTQATSGEGIGGEDALAVLSLGNDALWRLLDVTESVRRRFKGDGIRLCSIVNAKSGLCSEDCAFCAQSRRSAAGIVEYPLLSGEEIFREAAAAKERGAREFSIVASGLAMRNREELACVGDAVDRIRTELGLETCVSLGTLPPSDVEYLLSRGLRSVHHNLETSRSFYPKVCTTHDYEEDVAAVRAAKAAGAWVCCGGIFGLGESPEDRVELALTLRELGVDSIPVNFLNPVPGTPLEGRRDLSPMDCLRIIAMLRLTNPTREIIVCGGREVNLRDLQALMFAAGATGTMVGNYLTTAGRPAEEDLRMLRDLGLSPRS, from the coding sequence ATGGAACCGTTCTGGGAGCGCGTTCGCACGCAGGCGACGTCGGGGGAGGGGATCGGCGGGGAGGATGCCCTCGCGGTCCTTTCCCTCGGGAACGACGCCCTGTGGCGGCTGCTTGACGTCACCGAGTCCGTCCGCCGCCGGTTCAAGGGGGACGGCATCCGCCTTTGCTCCATCGTCAACGCGAAGTCCGGGCTCTGCTCGGAGGATTGCGCCTTCTGCGCGCAGTCCCGTCGATCCGCCGCCGGGATCGTGGAATATCCCCTCCTGTCCGGGGAGGAGATCTTCCGGGAAGCGGCGGCCGCGAAGGAGCGCGGTGCCCGGGAATTCTCGATCGTCGCCTCCGGCCTCGCGATGCGGAACCGGGAGGAACTCGCATGCGTCGGGGATGCGGTGGACCGGATCCGGACGGAGCTGGGGCTGGAAACGTGCGTGAGCCTCGGGACCCTCCCCCCGTCGGACGTGGAGTACCTCCTGTCGCGGGGGCTGCGGTCGGTTCACCACAACCTGGAGACGTCCCGCTCCTTCTATCCGAAGGTGTGCACCACCCATGACTACGAGGAGGATGTGGCGGCGGTGCGGGCGGCGAAAGCGGCGGGGGCGTGGGTCTGCTGCGGAGGGATCTTCGGGCTGGGCGAGTCCCCGGAAGACCGCGTGGAGCTGGCCTTGACGCTGCGGGAACTCGGGGTCGACTCCATCCCCGTCAACTTCCTGAACCCCGTCCCCGGCACGCCGCTGGAGGGGCGCAGGGATCTGTCCCCGATGGACTGCCTTCGCATCATCGCGATGCTGCGCCTGACGAACCCGACGAGGGAGATCATCGTCTGCGGGGGGCGCGAGGTGAACCTGCGCGACCTTCAGGCGCTGATGTTCGCCGCGGGGGCCACCGGGACGATGGTGGGGAACTACCTCACGACGGCGGGGCGCCCGGCGGAGGAGGACCTGCGGATGCTGCGCGACCTGGGGCTTTCCCCGCGTTCCTGA
- a CDS encoding twin-arginine translocase subunit TatC, whose product MENKVTTIIAEVEKARRGIAACAVLFLALAGLCFAFSERVMLVLVRLLGKKLVSYSPEEGFLALASLSLYCAFVLTLPAAGFLLWRRLILPRVPAWRRWGVPVIVAAAALFACGVMLGYYVLLPAGIRFLVGFETGDVQALLSARKFISFCGMMLIALGLSFQAPLLAFFLAKLGWLNSGFFRNRWRYALLICTVLSAVLTPTPDVYNMTLMAMPLLGLYFVSFLVVHVVAPRDRTPEQGRS is encoded by the coding sequence GTGGAGAACAAGGTCACCACGATCATCGCCGAGGTCGAGAAGGCCCGCAGGGGGATCGCGGCGTGCGCCGTCCTCTTCCTCGCCCTCGCCGGCCTCTGCTTCGCCTTCTCGGAGCGGGTGATGCTGGTGCTCGTTCGCCTGCTCGGGAAGAAGCTCGTCTCCTACTCCCCGGAGGAGGGGTTTCTCGCCCTCGCGTCCCTCTCCCTGTACTGCGCCTTTGTCCTGACGCTGCCCGCCGCGGGGTTCCTTCTTTGGCGACGCCTGATCCTCCCCCGCGTCCCGGCGTGGCGACGGTGGGGGGTCCCGGTCATCGTCGCCGCGGCGGCGCTCTTCGCGTGCGGGGTGATGCTGGGATACTACGTGCTGCTGCCGGCGGGGATCCGCTTCCTCGTGGGGTTCGAGACCGGCGATGTGCAGGCGCTCCTCTCCGCGAGGAAGTTCATCTCCTTCTGCGGCATGATGCTGATCGCCCTCGGGCTCTCCTTCCAGGCGCCGCTTCTCGCCTTCTTCCTCGCGAAGCTCGGATGGCTGAATTCGGGGTTCTTCCGGAACCGGTGGCGATACGCCCTCCTGATCTGCACCGTCCTGTCGGCGGTGCTCACGCCCACGCCCGACGTCTACAACATGACACTGATGGCGATGCCGCTGCTGGGGCTCTACTTCGTCTCCTTCCTCGTCGTCCACGTGGTCGCGCCCCGGGACCGTACCCCGGAACAGGGACGTTCCTGA
- a CDS encoding PIG-L family deacetylase codes for MAIYAHPDDIEFTVAGTVAKWARAGCEVTFVLITSGNSGTHDRKFTRKSLARVREREERESARILGVARVVFLRHGDCELVPTLALRRELVRRIRRHRPEVVLCNDPQALFFGDRYVNHPDHLAAGKAALEAVFPCAEMELLWPGAGPAHKVHAVYVSSAAAPDTWIDVTGTMDTKIAALSAHRSQLGDRDIAPYLLGRAMDEAQRAPAGRAAGEKGAGRPEYAEAFRVMRLVREEK; via the coding sequence ATGGCGATCTACGCCCACCCCGACGACATCGAGTTCACCGTCGCCGGGACGGTCGCGAAATGGGCGCGAGCGGGTTGCGAGGTGACCTTCGTCCTCATCACGAGCGGAAACTCCGGGACGCACGACCGGAAGTTCACGCGGAAGAGCCTCGCGCGGGTGCGTGAGCGGGAGGAGCGGGAATCCGCCCGGATCCTCGGCGTCGCCCGGGTCGTCTTCCTGCGCCACGGCGACTGCGAACTCGTCCCGACCCTCGCGCTGCGGAGGGAGCTGGTCCGCCGGATCCGCCGGCACCGCCCCGAGGTCGTGCTGTGCAACGACCCCCAGGCCCTCTTCTTCGGGGACAGGTACGTCAACCACCCGGACCACCTCGCGGCGGGGAAGGCGGCGCTCGAAGCGGTCTTCCCCTGCGCGGAGATGGAGCTCCTGTGGCCCGGTGCGGGCCCCGCCCACAAGGTCCATGCCGTCTACGTCAGCTCGGCCGCCGCTCCCGACACCTGGATCGACGTCACGGGTACGATGGATACGAAGATCGCGGCGCTGTCGGCGCACCGGAGCCAGCTGGGGGACCGGGACATCGCCCCCTATCTCCTCGGTCGGGCGATGGATGAAGCGCAGCGGGCTCCGGCGGGCAGGGCGGCCGGGGAAAAGGGAGCGGGCCGGCCGGAGTACGCGGAGGCGTTCCGCGTCATGCGGTTAGTGCGGGAAGAGAAATAA
- a CDS encoding DedA family protein, translated as MVTRILETLAGFVIFVISALGLPGIFLLMAIESACIPLPSEVIMPFAGYLVYKGVHSLWAVSLAGALGCVAGSVPAYYLGMYGGRPLIEKYGKYILMSRHDLDLADRWFTRHGEATVFFARLLPVIRTFIAFPAGVARMDMKRFLLYTFAGSFPWCLGLAYLGMVLGERWPTLREYFHRFDLLIGAVLLAGVVWYVRRHLKHRVAE; from the coding sequence TTGGTAACGCGCATCCTCGAAACCCTCGCGGGCTTCGTCATCTTCGTCATCTCCGCTCTCGGGCTGCCCGGCATCTTCCTGCTGATGGCGATCGAGTCGGCGTGTATCCCCCTGCCGTCCGAAGTGATCATGCCGTTCGCCGGATACCTCGTCTACAAGGGGGTGCACTCCCTCTGGGCGGTGTCCCTGGCCGGCGCCCTCGGCTGCGTGGCGGGGTCGGTGCCCGCCTACTACCTCGGGATGTACGGCGGCCGCCCCCTCATCGAGAAGTACGGGAAGTACATCCTCATGTCCCGCCACGACCTCGACCTGGCGGACAGGTGGTTCACACGCCACGGCGAGGCGACCGTGTTCTTCGCCCGCCTGCTCCCCGTGATCCGCACCTTCATCGCCTTCCCCGCCGGGGTGGCGCGGATGGACATGAAGCGGTTCCTCCTCTACACCTTCGCCGGGTCGTTCCCGTGGTGCCTCGGGCTGGCGTACCTCGGGATGGTGCTGGGGGAGAGGTGGCCGACGCTGCGGGAATATTTCCACCGGTTCGACCTGCTGATCGGCGCGGTCCTGCTGGCGGGAGTCGTCTGGTACGTCCGCCGGCACCTGAAGCACCGTGTGGCGGAATAA